TCATCGCTGCCGTTCCGTTTATGGATCGATCAGGTCAAAAGTTTTGCCGGTATCGGAACTGTGGTAACCGGAACCATACAGTCAGGAACACTGAATCAGGGAGATACCCTTCATCTTTTGCCGGCTGGTATTGAAACCAGGGCCCGTTTACTGGAGATGCACCATGATAAAGCCGATGAAGCTGTTGCCGGGCAGCGTGTCGGCATCAACATCCCCAAGGTTCCGGTTAAAGACGTAAAAAGGGGCATGGTCCTTTCAGTGCCGGCCGCGGTCCATCCAACCTATCTTTTGAATGTGGAAATCAGGCTGCTTGAAAATGCCGGAAAACCGGTTAAAAACCGGCAGCGGGTAAAACTCTATCATGGCACTTCCGTGACAAATGCCATGATCGTTTTCATGGAACAGGAACATCTTTATCCGGGCGAGAAAGGATTTGCACAGGTCAGGTTGATGAAATCCGTTCCCGCGCTGCCTGGCGATCCTTTTGTCATCGGCATTCTCAATATTCAGACCGTTATCGGTGGCGGCAGGGTTCTTCAGATATGCCGGGAGAAAATCAGACGCAATAACGCTGGTGCCACCTGTTCACTCATGAAGGCGGTCCACGAAAATGACATCAGGGCGTTTGTCACGCATATTTTCAAATTAAATCCCTCGACCCTGATGACATCCAAAAAACTGGCCAGATATTTCTTTGTTGGTGAGGCGGCAATTGAAAAAGAAATTCTGAAAGGCGTGAGAAGCGGTGAAATTCTTTTATTTGAGGGTCAGGGTTTTTTCGAAAAAAAACAATATCAGGCGTTGAAAAAACAGGTGCCGCCGGTCGTAAAAAAGATTCTGACGGAGAATCCTTTAAAAGTGAAGGCGAGCTATGAAGAGATAAAAGACAGGTTGTCACCCCGGCTCAACGATGCCCCGTTTCAAAGAATGATTGCCGAGCTGTTGAATGAAAAGAAAATCATCAAAAGCGGGGGTGGATTTCAGGTTCCGAATTATACAGCCAATCTTTCAAACGACAGGGAAAAGCTCATCGTTCTGTTGGAGGATTATGCACAAACTTCCTGGCTGGTGCCCTTCAGCGCCCATACATTCTGGACGTTACATAAGATGACATGCAGCCTGAATGAAGTTCAGCGGGTGCTTGACTATCTGCACACCCAAAAAAGGCTGATTCGACTCAACAACAGGCGGTTTATAACCCACGATGCCATGGCGGTTATCAAAGAAAGAGTAAAAAATTTGATCAGATTAAAAGGCGGTCTTACGATCGAAGACGGCAAGGAACTGCTTGGGTATGGAAGAACGGTGGGAATACCTGTTTTTGAGTACCTGGATTCAATCAAATTTACCCGAAGAAAAAATGATATGCGTGTTTTGACCGACCCGGAAATTGAACAACAGACTGATGCTTAAATGACCTACTAAAAAATCAATATGAAAGGGTTCTGGAGGAATAACCCGAAGTTAACCCCATAACCATGTTAAAAACAGGAGAATTGTGTATGCGAGTAAAAAAACGACTGGCCCTTGGTATTATTTTGTTTCTGACTGCAACCGTGTTTGCCGGTTCGGCCGTGGCTGAACCCATTCTTGAAAAGATTGAACGGACCGGTGTGGTCACCATGGCCTTCCGGGAAGGGTCCGTTCCTTTCGGGTATATGAATCAGAAAGGGGAATGGATCGGGTTCGGTCTGGACCTGGGGTATGAAATCCATCAGGCCTTGGAGAAAAAATTGGGCAAAAGCGTCGAACTGGTGAAAAAGCCCATGAATCCGAAGACCCGGATTCCTCTGGTGGTCAATGGTACGGTGGACATCGGTATCGGTTCCACAACCATTACCCTGGAACGGGAAAAAGTGATCGACTTCAGTCTGCCCTATTTTTTGACCGGCACCCGGCTGCTGGTCCCCAAAGACAGCCCGGTCAGGGATTTTCCGGATCTTGCCGGAAAACGGGTCGGTATGGGCAGCGGCTCCACCGCAAATATCAAAGGCCTTGACAGGGCCATTGCCCAGGGACTGATCGAACCGGAATGCCGGAAAATGCTTTTTGAAGAACACAACAAGGGTTTTCTGGCCCTGCAGCAGGGAAAAATTCATGCCTATTTCACGGATGCCAGCATCCTGGCCGGTATGAAAGCCAAGGCAGAAAAACCTGATGACTGGGAAATTGCGGGCCGGTATCTGACCTATGAACCGTATGGGCTGCTTTTGCCGGAAAATCAGGGGGAATGGCGTGATTTTATCAATGAAACCCTGGTTCAGATTATCAAAAGCGGAAAGTTCATGGAAATTTATGACAAATGGTTCGGCCCGGATGGCGAGGTACCTCTGGAAATGGGCGACGAATACAAGGCATTGCTCAAAGCCTTGAGTTTTCCGGACTGATACACTGAAATTGACAGGACGGTGGGACGGATATGGGATTGTTGAACTATAATTTTGACTGGAGTGTCCTCTGGCGGGCCCCCTATGGGCAGATGATGATACAGGGTATTTTTACCACCGTCCACCTGTCTCTCATTGCCTGGGGCCTGGCCCTTGTCCTGGGCATTTTGATCGGGGTGTTGCGGACCCAGCCATGGGTTCCGGGCCGGATTGCAGGCGCAGTCTATGTTCAGGTATTTCGCAACACCCCGTTTCTGGTGCATCTTTTTTTCTGGTACTATGCAGCGCCCTTGATTCTGCCGGTATCCGGACAGCAGTGGTTGTACGACAAGGTGCCGAATTATGCGTATTGGGCCGGAGTGGCCGGACTCGGGATGTACACGGCGTCACGGGTGGCAGAACAGTTCCGGTCCGGTTTTTCTTCCATCCCCGCAGATCAGTATCGGGCCGCATATGCCTCGGGGCTTCGGACCTTCCAGGTGTACCGGTGGGTCATTATCCCCTATGGATTCCGGCTGATCCTGCCCACCATTACCACAGAATTTCTCACCTGTTTCAAAAACTCCGCATTGACCATGACCATCGGTGTCATGGAAATCACCCACACGGCCTATTATATTGATTCTTTTACCTGGCATGGCCTGGAAACCACGACGGCTGCCAGCCTAGTGTATCTGACCATCGCCTGGATAGTGATTGCCGTCATGGGGCAGGTGGAAAAACGGGTTTACATCCCCGGCCAGATCCGAAAGGCGGGATGATCGGTCATGGATGTGGATGTCATTGTCAGAAATGCCCCATTTATTTTCGGGGGGCTGTATCTTACCGTACAGCTTGCCGTTTTTGCCATCGGCGGCGGGCTTGTCTTAGGCATTCTTCTGGGGGCTGCCCGATTGTCCCGGCAGCCATGGCTGTATTATCCTGTCAGTGGCTATGTTCATTTTTTTCGGGGACTTCCGCTGCTGCTGGTCATTTTCTGGCTTTATTTTCTCATCCCGGTCATCACGGGCCGCAATCTCAATGAATTTGCCGCGGCCGTCATCGCGTTCATTGTATATGAAGCCGCCTATTTTTCCGAAATTGTCCGGGCCGGTATTCAATCCGTCTCCAGGGGCCAGCGGATGGCGGGACTGTCCAGCGGCATGACCGGCGTTCAAACGTTGAGACATGTTATCCTGCCCCAGGCCCTGCGGACCATGGTGCCCTCCCTGGTAACGCACAGCGTGGTCATTTTCCAGGATACCTCTCTGGCCTATGTCATCGGGCTGCGTGAGTTTCTGCGCCGGGTAAATCTGGTGGATGCCAGGGAAGCCCGGTCCCTGGAACTCTATCTGTTTGCGGGTCTGGTATATTTTATCTTATGCTCTGCCGGTACTTTCACCGGCAAACGGCTGGAGCGCAAAAACCGGGAAAGGAAGGTTCGATGATCGAAATCGAAAATGTCAGCCTCTGGTATTCCAAACAAACCAGAGTGCTTTTCAATATTGATGTCCGCATCGGTCATGGTCGGAAAGTGGTGATCTGCGGTCCCAGCGGATCCGGGAAAAGTTCGCTTCTGCGATGTATCAATGGGCTGGAACGGTTCCAGGAAGGCCGGATTCTTGTGGATGGAATTTCCGTACTGGCAAAACAAACCGATATCCATGAACTGAGGGCCGGCATCGGCATGGTATTTCAGCATTTTGAGCTGTATCCCCATATGACGGTTCTTCAGAATATCACATTGGCCCCGGTCAGGGTGCGCAAAAAATCCCTTGCTGACGCGGAAACCCATGCCCGGAGTCTCCTGGAACGGGTCGGCATCCTGGAACATGCCGCCAATTATCCGGGTGAGCTTTCAGGCGGGCAGCAGCAGCGGGTGGCCATTGCCCGGGCCCTGGCCATGGAACCGAAACTGATGCTGTTTGATGAACCCACATCCGCCCTGGATCCGGAAATGATTCAGGAAGTCCTCGATGTCATGACGGATCTGGCGAAAGAAGGCATGACAATGGCGCTGGTGACCCATGAGATGGGCTTTGCCAAAGAAGTGGCCGATGAGATCATTTTCATGGACAAAGGCCGGATACTGGAACATGCCGATACTGCATCATTTTTCGACAATCCCCGGCATGACCGGACCCGGCAGTTTTTGAGCCGGATTCTTCGATAAGCGCCTATGTATGAACATCATTAAATTGCTTTTTCAAGGGTTGAAAGAAATTGCGGCAGATTGAAGTCGTATTTTTTTGCCACATCCCGGATCGTCATGAACAGAGAGGTACAGCAGATACATTCGCCGGCCTGTTCATCAAAGGATTTGAACACGGCAATCGTGTCCGGATGGGCGGATACGACATCCAAAATGGTCATATCCGGATGGATGTGTATGTCTGTTTTTTCGGTCATGATATCTCCTTTGCGGCGAATACTGCGAATACGGCGAAAAATTTTTATATCATCTCAATGAAGGCCTGAATCCGGACCCGGAGCTGCTCCGTGTCTGATTCGGAATAATCGGTTTCAATGTGCAGGAACGGCAGGTTGAAGTCCTCCTGAACCAGGCGGGATATATGAAAGGATTCGATATTGTATGTGTGGCAGGCCTGCCAGGTCAGGTCCACCACGCCGTCAACGGAAAATGCCGGGATCATTTCTTTGAGCATTTCCATACGGCCCGGGTTGGGACTCATGACGGAACAGGGAATGGCCAGATACTGATCGGCCAGGGCCGTGACCGGGTCGATGGTGTCATCCACCTGAAAAGCCTGCTTGTATCCGCTGCAGTTTTCAAGGGCCACGACATTGGCACCGCACTGTTCCAGGATTTTCACCACCTTGTCCGACCCGAGCCCGACAGGCACGCCGGTCAGCAGAATCCGGGGGGTGGTGTTTGTGTAGGGACTCTGGTTTTGTTCAATCAGTGTCAGACAGACATCTGAAATTTCATCCATCAGGGAGATCCCTTTTTCCTTGTCGGCAAAGAATCCGGTTTTGAACAGGATTTCAACCAGTTCCATGCCCGTCAACGGAGAAGGGTTGGCTCTGGTGATGTCCATGAGCCGTTTTTTTGCCTGTCGTTCCCGGTTCATCAGGCGGATGGCGGCAGAGATTTTTTCCGGCGTGATCTGACGGCTGGTCCGGTTTTCAAGTACCGTGATCAGGGTTTCGATTTCCGCTTTCCAGGGTCCAAGGGACAGGGCAGGAACCTGATTCTGCGGCAGCTGCAATACGTGGACCGGTTTGAGGTCGGACATGATCTCAAACATCTTTTTTTTCCCGTCACACGTGGTATCCGCCACAATCATGTCCGAAAACCTGAAAAAGGGGCAGGTGTCTGTGGCGGCAAATCCATAGCTGCTTTTGATCAGCGGACACAGGTTTCTGGGTAACACCTCTTCGGCCGCATCAATGGGGTCCTGGCGGGTGCCGCACAACGGCAGCGGAATGGCATCCGCTGCCACGGCCAGCTCAGTGGGGCCGTACAGGCAGTAAAATCCGATGACATGGTTACCTTTTTCCTTATGGGCTTCGATGTCCATCAGGTTTTGTTCCGTGATCTGCTGAATTTTTTTGAACAGGGCCTGTTTCATTCTCAGAGTTCCTTGGGATGTCCGGCGGGTGAAAGGTCTTGAACAGCAATGGCGGCAATATCGTCGTGGGTCTTGAACCTGGGAAATCGGCGGCATTCCGGGTCGGTTTTTTCAATCTGCCGGATCCGGTGTTTCAGGCCTGACAGACCCAGGTCCCGGTACAGGGTGACCAGGGGCGTGAAATTTTTCTTTTTTGCCGGTTTTTCCGATGGAATGGACAGGCCGTCCGTGAACAGCAGCACGGTGTTGACCTGATCCAGGGATTTACGGCCGTGAAGGAGGAAATCCATGGCATGGGGCTCCCCGTTCAACACCCCATAAGTCAGGTTCATCTCGGCCCGTTTTTTTCGGATCTGTTCACAAATCCTTGTGTCCGTGCCGGATGTACCGGTTTTTTTCCGGGCCGGCCACAGGCACAGGGTGTCGTAATCATGATCTTCCCGGTCCACCACCACTTCGTGGGTGTTGTCGTGATAAATCAGAATGATCTGGGCATCGCCGGTCTGCACCCATTCCAGGGTATTGTCCCGGATCCGGACCACGGCCGCGCTGGTACTCCACAGGTTTTCTTTCCGGGTAAGATCCACGCCATGGCGGACCATATGTTGGTGAATGGAGTGGTTTGCCGTGTGTGCCAGTGCCTTTAAGGGAAAATGGTTGGTAGCAAAAACGGACCGGGCCGCGGAGGACGCGATCAATCCCCCGGTTTTTTCTTTTTCAAACACGGTTTTGTTCAGGCTGGTGGCCCCGTCAAACACCCCGAACAGATTGCCCTGAGCCACCAGGGTGTCTTCATTCAGACGGGCCGATCCTTTGTCAAGGATGGTTTCAATTTTCATGGAACGCCTACTATTCAATGGTTTCTGAATTTGCATGAGTTTTAAAATAGCCAGTGGGAGCACCTTTGTCTAATTCGTAATTTGGATGAAATATCGGGTTTCCTATTGAAAGGATCAATACCCGACCGGAAAATGGAAAACAGGGGCGCATGTATCGAAAAAATCGATGATCAGGTTAAAATTGATTCAGATAATCAATTTTACAGATAGAATTCGTGAATGTATAACCCCGTCAACAGCATTCAAACAAATTTGAAGAGGAGATACCATGACGACTGATTATACATCCATGTGGCAGGAACTGGGGCTCGACCTGGCGGGCCATGATGCCCTGCTCAATGTGCTGGGAACGGCTTACACCGATATTTATCTGTCCCAGAAGAACCGGCCCGAAGGCATGGGCTATTTTGATTTTGTGATGAGCGAGGTCCATGGGCTGCGCATCAAGGAACTGATGGACGAAAAAGCTGCCGGCAGGAAAATCATCGGCTCCTATTGCGTGTTTGTGCCCGAAGAAATCGTTCTGGCGGCCAATGCCACCCTGGTGGGGCTGTGCTCCGGAGCGGATTTTGCCATGGAAAAAGTGGAGCAGCTTTTGCCCAGAAACACCTGTGCGCTGATCAAATCCTCGTTCGGGTTTAAAATCGGCAAGGTGTGCCCGTATCTGGAAAGCGCGGACATGATCGTGGGGGAAAACACCTGTGACGGCAAGAAAAAAGCCTATGAAACCCTGGGGACCCTGGTAGACAATCTGTATGTCATGGATTTGCCCCAGACCAAGACCGACCAGACCAGAGACCTGCTCAAGGCGGAATACATGAAATTCAAGACGGCCGTGGAAGAATTGACGGGCGTCGCGGTCACACCTGAGTCCCTGAAATCCGCCATTGACGTGGTCAATGCCAAGCGGGCCGCCATCCACCGGCTGTCTGCATTGAGAAAGGCCGACCCTGCCCCCATTTCCGGCCTGGATGCCCTGCTGGCCAACCAGGTGTTCTTTTACGACAACCCGGCCCGGTTCACGGAATCGGTCAACAAAATCTGTGATGAACTGGAAACCCGGATCCAGGAAAAAACCGGGGCATTCCCTGCCGGCGCGCCCCGCATCCTGGTGTCGGGATGTCCCCAGGCAGTTCCCAACTGGAAACTGCACATGATTGTTGAAACGGCCGGGGCCGTGATCGTGGGCGAGGAATCCTGTGTGGGCGAACGGGGCACCCGGAACCTGACCGCCGATACGGGCACCACCGTGGATGAGATGATGGATGCCATCGTGGACCGGTATTTTCAAGTGGATTGCGCCATATTCACCCCCAATCCCCAGCGCCTGGACCACATTCAGGAGATGGTCACGGCATACAACGCCCAGGGTGTGATCCATTACGGGTTGCAGTTCTGCCAGCCCTATCTCATGGAATCCATTCCCGTGGAAAAAGCCCTGGAGGAAAAAAACATTCCCTGCCTGCGGGTGGAAACCGATTACGGCATGGAAGATGCGGGCCAGCTCAAGACCCGGGTGGAAGCATTTATCGAGCAGCTCAGGTAAGGATCGACATGTCCTCAGACACAACAGCGGTGCGGTATGCCGGTATCGATATCGGCTCCCGCACCATCAAACTGGTGGTGGTTGACTCATCGGGCAAGATCCTGGAGCGGTTCCAGTCCGACACGGGATTTGACCCCATGACCACGGCCAATGCACTCATTGCCAAGGTATCATTCGACAAAATCATGGCCACAGGATACGGCCGGAACCTGTTTGAACTCTCCTTTGACGCGCCCACTGTCACGGAGATCAAGGCCCATGCCCGGGGCGCCTGGACGGAATTCCCCGATGCCCGCACGGTTCTGGACATCGGGGGACAGGACAGCAAGGCCATTTCCCTGTTTGACACGGGCAAAGTGAAAAAATTTGAAATGAACGACCGGTGTGCCGCCGGCACGGGCAAGTTCCTGGAAATCATGGCCGCCACCCTGGGATTTGAATTGGCGGAGTTCGGGGCCCAGGCCCTGGCCGCTGAAAAAGACCTGCTGATTTCCAGCATGTGCACGGTGTTTGCCGAATCGGAAGTGACCTCCCTGATCGCCAGGGGCGAAGACCGCAAAGAGATCGCCCGGGGCCTGCACACCAGTGTGATCCGGCGGGCTGCGGGCATGATCAACCGGGTATCTTCGGACGGGCCCATCGTGTTCACGGGCGGGGTGGCCAAAAATCCCTGCATGGTGCAACTGCTGGCCGGCAGACTGGACCGGGAGATCCGGATCCCATCCGATCCCCAGCTGGCCGGTGCTTATGGAGCGGCCCTTCTGGCGGCAGAAGCCCGTGCCTGAATTCAGTTGCATGAGACAAGGATTCATTTCGATGAATTTTATGGAAAATGTCGGGAAAACAACACAATATTAAAATGTCAGAATAAAATGTCTGATCAAAGGAGGTAATGATGTTTGGAAAAATAAGAACAGGTATCATGAAAACGGGGATTGCGGCAATAGGTCTGCTGGCGGGGTCAGTATTATTTCTGGGAACGGCCCAGGCTGGGGCCGTTGATTCGTTCAGCGGCCTGTCCGGAGAGATCCGGATCTCCGGCGGGACAGCCCATATTCCGGTCATGAAAGAGGCGGCCAAACAGATCATGACAGCCAATCCCGACATCTCCATCAGCATTGCCGGCGGCGGTTCCGGCGTGGGGATCAAGCAGGTGGGAGAAGGGATTGTGGACATTGGTAATTCAGGCCGTGCCGCAACGGATGCGGAGGTGGAAAAATATGGCCTGAAACTGTTCAAGTGGGCCATTGACGGGGTGGGCGCGGCCGTGAATCCGGGTAACCCGGTCACATCCCTGACCAAAGCCCAGCTCAAAGACATTTACAGCGGGAAGATCACCAACTGGAAAGACCTTGGCGGCAAGGATGCGCCCATCACGGTCTACACCCGGGATGAATCCAGCGGGACCCGGGCGGTTTTCTGGAAAAAAGCCCTGGACAAAGGAGATATTGTGTCCAGTGCCAATTTTGTGGTATCCAATGGGGCCATGAAAACCGCCATTGCCAATGATCCCAATGCCATCGGTTATGTGTCTGTGGGACACATGGATGCCAGTGTGGCCGGCGTGGCCCTGGACGGGGTTTTTCCCACCATCGATACGGTCAAATCCGGTGAATACAAAGTGGCCCGGGGGCTTTACAGTAACACCCAAGGAGATCCTTCCGGATTGACCCAATTGTTCATCGCGTATCTGCTGAGTCCTGAAGGACAGCGGATCGTTGTTCAGAAAGGATTTGTGCCCGTAAATTGACCCGCGTAACCCAACAGACGGCCCGGATCGTATTTTTTTTGAGTGCCGCAGTCAGTGCCATGGCTGCGGCACTGGTGTTTGGCTTTCTTCTGGTGTTCGGGTTCCCCCTGATCGGCGGGGGGGAGTTTTTCTCTCTGCTGGCCCGGCCCTGGTCCCCGGGACAGGGGCTGTACGGGTTTCTGCCCATGATCACGGGAACGGCGGCCATCTCGTTTTTGAGCATTGTGTTTGCATTGCCTTTGAGCCTGGGCACAGTGTGTTTCATGGGCGGGCTGGGTCCGGCCCGGATCAGCCGGCTTGTGGACGGATTTGTCCGGTTCATGACGGGCATCCCCACGGTGATTTATGGGTTTTTAGGTATTTTCCTGCTGGTGCCAGTGGTTAGAACCCTGTTCACTTCCGCCGGGTCCGGCATGTGCATTTTGTCCGCCTCCCTGATGCTCTCTTTGCTGGTCAGCCCCACCATGATCCTTTTTTTCAAGGACGGGTTTGATTCCGTGGATGTCCGCTATATCCAGGCGGCGGATGCCCTGGGGGCGGACAGCGTGCAGCGGCTGATCTACGTGATCCTGCCGGAGGCATGGCCGGGCATTGTCACCGGGATCATCATGGGACTGGGCCGTGCCATGGGCGATACCCTGATCGCGTTGATGATTGCGGGAAATGCCGTGCATGTGCCGGGGTCGATTCTGGACTCCGCCCGGACCCTGACCTCTCATATCGCCCTGGTATCGGCATCGGATTACGACAGCCTGGCGTTTAAATCCATTTTTGCCTGCGGCCTGACCCTGTATGTGTTGAATGCTTTTGCCGTGATCGCGGTGAGGAAGCTGGGCGGAAAAAGAGGGCAGGCCCGATGACCATCCGGATTCTGGGCGGGTGCCTGCGGGTGTTTTCCTGGGGGGCGGTGCTGGTGCTGACCGGTTCCGTCCTGGTGCTGCTGGGGTATCTGCTGGTTAAGGGGATCCCGTCACTGGGCCGGGACCTCATCTTCGGGCAGGTGGATGTCCTGGATGCCGTGCTGCTGAAAAAGCGGGTGTTTGACGGGCTGTTTCCGGCGATTGCCGGCACCCTGAGTGTGGTGGCCCTGTCCGTGGGGCTGGCCGTTCCCGTGGGGGTCTGCGCCGGTATTTACATGAGCGAGTTTGCCACGGTTTTTCAGCAGCG
Above is a window of Desulfotignum balticum DSM 7044 DNA encoding:
- the selB gene encoding selenocysteine-specific translation elongation factor encodes the protein MVEKYVTIGIAGHVDHGKTSLVKCLTGTDTDRLQEEKRRGLSIESGIAQFKSNGSNMQMAFVDVPGHTDFLKNTIRGLSGVDMAILVVAADDGLMPQTLAHLHILNFFEVKNGFIVLSKCDLADDEILYLAELEIREALEGTFLDEKPIIPFSAIDKKGLREIEKCIMETAREIQIKESSLPFRLWIDQVKSFAGIGTVVTGTIQSGTLNQGDTLHLLPAGIETRARLLEMHHDKADEAVAGQRVGINIPKVPVKDVKRGMVLSVPAAVHPTYLLNVEIRLLENAGKPVKNRQRVKLYHGTSVTNAMIVFMEQEHLYPGEKGFAQVRLMKSVPALPGDPFVIGILNIQTVIGGGRVLQICREKIRRNNAGATCSLMKAVHENDIRAFVTHIFKLNPSTLMTSKKLARYFFVGEAAIEKEILKGVRSGEILLFEGQGFFEKKQYQALKKQVPPVVKKILTENPLKVKASYEEIKDRLSPRLNDAPFQRMIAELLNEKKIIKSGGGFQVPNYTANLSNDREKLIVLLEDYAQTSWLVPFSAHTFWTLHKMTCSLNEVQRVLDYLHTQKRLIRLNNRRFITHDAMAVIKERVKNLIRLKGGLTIEDGKELLGYGRTVGIPVFEYLDSIKFTRRKNDMRVLTDPEIEQQTDA
- a CDS encoding transporter substrate-binding domain-containing protein is translated as MRVKKRLALGIILFLTATVFAGSAVAEPILEKIERTGVVTMAFREGSVPFGYMNQKGEWIGFGLDLGYEIHQALEKKLGKSVELVKKPMNPKTRIPLVVNGTVDIGIGSTTITLEREKVIDFSLPYFLTGTRLLVPKDSPVRDFPDLAGKRVGMGSGSTANIKGLDRAIAQGLIEPECRKMLFEEHNKGFLALQQGKIHAYFTDASILAGMKAKAEKPDDWEIAGRYLTYEPYGLLLPENQGEWRDFINETLVQIIKSGKFMEIYDKWFGPDGEVPLEMGDEYKALLKALSFPD
- a CDS encoding amino acid ABC transporter permease, with the translated sequence MGLLNYNFDWSVLWRAPYGQMMIQGIFTTVHLSLIAWGLALVLGILIGVLRTQPWVPGRIAGAVYVQVFRNTPFLVHLFFWYYAAPLILPVSGQQWLYDKVPNYAYWAGVAGLGMYTASRVAEQFRSGFSSIPADQYRAAYASGLRTFQVYRWVIIPYGFRLILPTITTEFLTCFKNSALTMTIGVMEITHTAYYIDSFTWHGLETTTAASLVYLTIAWIVIAVMGQVEKRVYIPGQIRKAG
- a CDS encoding amino acid ABC transporter permease gives rise to the protein MDVDVIVRNAPFIFGGLYLTVQLAVFAIGGGLVLGILLGAARLSRQPWLYYPVSGYVHFFRGLPLLLVIFWLYFLIPVITGRNLNEFAAAVIAFIVYEAAYFSEIVRAGIQSVSRGQRMAGLSSGMTGVQTLRHVILPQALRTMVPSLVTHSVVIFQDTSLAYVIGLREFLRRVNLVDAREARSLELYLFAGLVYFILCSAGTFTGKRLERKNRERKVR
- a CDS encoding amino acid ABC transporter ATP-binding protein, with the protein product MIEIENVSLWYSKQTRVLFNIDVRIGHGRKVVICGPSGSGKSSLLRCINGLERFQEGRILVDGISVLAKQTDIHELRAGIGMVFQHFELYPHMTVLQNITLAPVRVRKKSLADAETHARSLLERVGILEHAANYPGELSGGQQQRVAIARALAMEPKLMLFDEPTSALDPEMIQEVLDVMTDLAKEGMTMALVTHEMGFAKEVADEIIFMDKGRILEHADTASFFDNPRHDRTRQFLSRILR
- a CDS encoding double-cubane-cluster-containing anaerobic reductase, with translation MKQALFKKIQQITEQNLMDIEAHKEKGNHVIGFYCLYGPTELAVAADAIPLPLCGTRQDPIDAAEEVLPRNLCPLIKSSYGFAATDTCPFFRFSDMIVADTTCDGKKKMFEIMSDLKPVHVLQLPQNQVPALSLGPWKAEIETLITVLENRTSRQITPEKISAAIRLMNRERQAKKRLMDITRANPSPLTGMELVEILFKTGFFADKEKGISLMDEISDVCLTLIEQNQSPYTNTTPRILLTGVPVGLGSDKVVKILEQCGANVVALENCSGYKQAFQVDDTIDPVTALADQYLAIPCSVMSPNPGRMEMLKEMIPAFSVDGVVDLTWQACHTYNIESFHISRLVQEDFNLPFLHIETDYSESDTEQLRVRIQAFIEMI
- a CDS encoding protein phosphatase 2C domain-containing protein translates to MKIETILDKGSARLNEDTLVAQGNLFGVFDGATSLNKTVFEKEKTGGLIASSAARSVFATNHFPLKALAHTANHSIHQHMVRHGVDLTRKENLWSTSAAVVRIRDNTLEWVQTGDAQIILIYHDNTHEVVVDREDHDYDTLCLWPARKKTGTSGTDTRICEQIRKKRAEMNLTYGVLNGEPHAMDFLLHGRKSLDQVNTVLLFTDGLSIPSEKPAKKKNFTPLVTLYRDLGLSGLKHRIRQIEKTDPECRRFPRFKTHDDIAAIAVQDLSPAGHPKEL
- a CDS encoding double-cubane-cluster-containing anaerobic reductase — its product is MTTDYTSMWQELGLDLAGHDALLNVLGTAYTDIYLSQKNRPEGMGYFDFVMSEVHGLRIKELMDEKAAGRKIIGSYCVFVPEEIVLAANATLVGLCSGADFAMEKVEQLLPRNTCALIKSSFGFKIGKVCPYLESADMIVGENTCDGKKKAYETLGTLVDNLYVMDLPQTKTDQTRDLLKAEYMKFKTAVEELTGVAVTPESLKSAIDVVNAKRAAIHRLSALRKADPAPISGLDALLANQVFFYDNPARFTESVNKICDELETRIQEKTGAFPAGAPRILVSGCPQAVPNWKLHMIVETAGAVIVGEESCVGERGTRNLTADTGTTVDEMMDAIVDRYFQVDCAIFTPNPQRLDHIQEMVTAYNAQGVIHYGLQFCQPYLMESIPVEKALEEKNIPCLRVETDYGMEDAGQLKTRVEAFIEQLR
- a CDS encoding acyl-CoA dehydratase activase, producing MSSDTTAVRYAGIDIGSRTIKLVVVDSSGKILERFQSDTGFDPMTTANALIAKVSFDKIMATGYGRNLFELSFDAPTVTEIKAHARGAWTEFPDARTVLDIGGQDSKAISLFDTGKVKKFEMNDRCAAGTGKFLEIMAATLGFELAEFGAQALAAEKDLLISSMCTVFAESEVTSLIARGEDRKEIARGLHTSVIRRAAGMINRVSSDGPIVFTGGVAKNPCMVQLLAGRLDREIRIPSDPQLAGAYGAALLAAEARA
- a CDS encoding phosphate ABC transporter substrate-binding protein codes for the protein MKTGIAAIGLLAGSVLFLGTAQAGAVDSFSGLSGEIRISGGTAHIPVMKEAAKQIMTANPDISISIAGGGSGVGIKQVGEGIVDIGNSGRAATDAEVEKYGLKLFKWAIDGVGAAVNPGNPVTSLTKAQLKDIYSGKITNWKDLGGKDAPITVYTRDESSGTRAVFWKKALDKGDIVSSANFVVSNGAMKTAIANDPNAIGYVSVGHMDASVAGVALDGVFPTIDTVKSGEYKVARGLYSNTQGDPSGLTQLFIAYLLSPEGQRIVVQKGFVPVN
- a CDS encoding PstC family ABC transporter permease, with amino-acid sequence MTRVTQQTARIVFFLSAAVSAMAAALVFGFLLVFGFPLIGGGEFFSLLARPWSPGQGLYGFLPMITGTAAISFLSIVFALPLSLGTVCFMGGLGPARISRLVDGFVRFMTGIPTVIYGFLGIFLLVPVVRTLFTSAGSGMCILSASLMLSLLVSPTMILFFKDGFDSVDVRYIQAADALGADSVQRLIYVILPEAWPGIVTGIIMGLGRAMGDTLIALMIAGNAVHVPGSILDSARTLTSHIALVSASDYDSLAFKSIFACGLTLYVLNAFAVIAVRKLGGKRGQAR